One region of Natronorubrum aibiense genomic DNA includes:
- a CDS encoding transcription initiation factor IIB: protein MKRPTRQKARDDQTKHETTEEEGVRSCPECDSSSLVRSSDESEVSCEDCGLILEEETIDRGPEWRAFNHSERNSKSRVGAPTTQTMHDKGLTTTIDWKNKDAYGRSLSSDKRNQMNRLRKWQERIRTKDAGERNLQFALSETDRMASALGVPRSVREVASVLYRRALSEDLIRGRSIEGVATSTLYAACRMEGIPRSLDEVSAVSRVERMEIGRTYRYISQELSLEMEPVDPKKYVPRFCSELDLSEEVQAKANEIIDTTAEQGMLSGKSPTGYAAAAIYASALLCNEKKTQREVADVAQVTEVTIRNRYQEQIDAMGIYS, encoded by the coding sequence CAAAGCACGAAACAACTGAGGAGGAGGGCGTTCGGTCCTGTCCCGAGTGCGACTCGAGTTCACTCGTCCGAAGTTCCGACGAGAGCGAGGTCAGTTGTGAAGACTGCGGGCTGATCCTCGAGGAAGAGACCATCGACCGCGGGCCGGAGTGGCGGGCGTTCAACCACTCGGAACGCAACAGCAAGTCCCGCGTCGGCGCGCCGACAACCCAGACGATGCACGACAAGGGGTTGACGACGACGATCGACTGGAAGAACAAAGACGCCTACGGGCGTTCTCTGTCCTCGGATAAGCGAAACCAGATGAACCGGCTGCGCAAGTGGCAAGAACGCATCCGAACGAAAGACGCCGGCGAGCGAAACCTTCAGTTCGCCCTCTCCGAGACCGACCGGATGGCCTCCGCGCTCGGCGTCCCGCGCTCAGTGCGCGAGGTCGCCAGCGTCCTCTACCGGCGCGCGCTCAGCGAAGACCTCATTCGCGGGCGCTCGATCGAGGGCGTCGCCACGAGCACACTCTATGCCGCCTGTCGTATGGAGGGAATCCCACGCTCGCTCGACGAAGTCTCGGCCGTCTCACGCGTCGAGCGCATGGAGATCGGCCGCACGTATCGGTATATCTCACAGGAGCTGAGCCTCGAGATGGAGCCCGTCGATCCGAAAAAGTACGTCCCGCGGTTCTGTTCCGAACTCGACCTCTCCGAGGAAGTGCAGGCGAAAGCCAACGAGATCATCGACACCACGGCCGAACAGGGGATGCTCTCGGGCAAGTCACCCACCGGCTACGCCGCGGCCGCGATCTACGCGAGCGCACTGCTCTGTAACGAGAAAAAGACCCAGCGCGAGGTCGCCGACGTCGCACAGGTGACCGAGGTCACGATCCGCAATCGGTACCAAGAGCAGATCGACGCGATGGGGATCTATAGTTAG
- the trmY gene encoding tRNA (pseudouridine(54)-N(1))-methyltransferase TrmY translates to MRQFVLIAHDVPTTPDFSLDDLAGGAGRLDALCRSITASFVTSHGIREDVRTHLVVQDELTITFDGSELRRLNPDERSTAALVRKALEHREDAIGALPAEPSPGVELYRRGFEATLEELDDDGTVVQLHEDGDAVVDVDGLENPVFVLSDHHDFTPEEAAVLEAAVDQRVRLGPELLHADQAITVAHHYLDTDGYEQF, encoded by the coding sequence ATGCGCCAGTTTGTACTCATCGCTCACGACGTGCCGACGACGCCCGACTTCTCGCTCGACGACCTCGCTGGCGGGGCCGGACGCCTCGACGCACTCTGTCGGTCGATCACAGCCTCCTTTGTCACTTCCCACGGCATCCGAGAGGACGTCCGTACACACCTCGTCGTGCAGGACGAACTCACGATCACCTTCGACGGCAGCGAGTTGCGGCGACTCAACCCCGACGAACGAAGCACCGCCGCGCTCGTGCGCAAGGCCTTAGAGCACCGCGAGGACGCCATCGGCGCGCTCCCCGCCGAGCCGAGCCCCGGCGTCGAACTCTATCGACGTGGCTTCGAGGCCACCCTCGAAGAACTCGACGACGACGGGACCGTCGTCCAACTCCACGAGGATGGTGACGCCGTGGTGGACGTCGATGGGCTCGAGAATCCCGTGTTCGTGCTCTCGGACCACCACGATTTCACGCCCGAGGAAGCGGCAGTGCTCGAGGCGGCCGTCGACCAGCGGGTCAGACTCGGACCGGAGCTGTTACACGCCGATCAGGCGATCACGGTCGCCCACCACTATCTGGATACGGACGGCTACGAGCAGTTTTGA
- a CDS encoding HVO_A0556 family zinc finger protein, translated as MAKSQSSQAGSDEPRLLTLLAGRSCPYCDEGELERDVYKDNQAVVCDSCETPQAQLW; from the coding sequence ATGGCGAAATCACAGTCGTCTCAGGCGGGCAGCGACGAGCCGCGATTACTCACCCTGCTCGCGGGACGCTCCTGTCCGTACTGCGACGAGGGCGAACTCGAGCGGGATGTCTACAAGGACAATCAGGCGGTGGTCTGTGACAGCTGCGAGACGCCGCAAGCACAGCTGTGGTAA
- a CDS encoding DUF7511 domain-containing protein, producing the protein MNTDADSYPRTDEPAIELDHATIENENAPDECALFPREATEEELMTHWITAHDGAFVSLESMR; encoded by the coding sequence ATGAACACTGACGCCGACAGCTACCCCCGCACTGACGAGCCGGCGATCGAACTCGATCACGCGACCATCGAGAACGAGAACGCACCCGACGAGTGTGCGCTCTTCCCGCGCGAGGCAACCGAGGAGGAGCTGATGACTCACTGGATCACCGCCCACGATGGGGCGTTCGTCTCGCTCGAGTCGATGCGCTAG